Proteins encoded by one window of Glycine soja cultivar W05 chromosome 15, ASM419377v2, whole genome shotgun sequence:
- the LOC114386125 gene encoding uncharacterized protein LOC114386125, protein MVLMMSSMHISTELLHLSTSSNGGWGGERVKFWEDKWIHDEVSLEVKYPRLFLISEQQNQLIQQMGGYKDGEWEWNLSWRRPLFDNEIAMAVNFLKDVERSVIQQNGRDAWVWMADPSGSYSVQSAYKVMRGSIVDGIKDRAFEELWQLKIPTKYAVFAWRRLRDRLPTRINLHRRQIDILDRHCPFCSREEEEEGHLFFHCNRIIRIWWESLSWVNKSAAFPKDPRQHFLQHGDILNEGRRVTRWKCWWVAVTWTIWQQRNTIVFSNETLDSNKLIGEAAFLLWTWLRHLEKDFFFHFNQWSSNLREGIV, encoded by the coding sequence ATGGTACTTATGATGTCATCAATGCATATCTCCACCGAGCTTCTGCATCTTTCAACGAGCTCAAATGGAGGGTGGGGTGGAGAAAGGgttaaattttgggaggataagTGGATACATGATGAGGTTTCATTGGAAGTTAAATATCCTAGATTGTTCCTAATCTCGGAacaacaaaatcaattaatacaGCAGATGGGAGGGTACAAAGATGGGGAGTGGGAGTGGAATCTATCTTGGAGAAGGCCATTGTTCGACAATGAGATAGCAATGGCTGTCAATTTCCTAAAAGATGTTGAAAGGTCAGTTATTCAGCAAAATGGAAGAGACGCATGGGTGTGGATGGCAGATCCAAGTGGGAGCTACTCGGTGCAATCTGCATACAAGGTAATGAGGGGGTCTATAGTTGATGGGATCAAGGACAGGGCTTTTGAGGAGCTGTGGCAGCTGAAGATTCCAACCAAATATGCAGTATTTGCATGGAGGCGTCTTAGAGATAGACTACCCACTAGAATAAACTTACACAGGAGACAAATAGATATATTGGATAGGCACTGCCCATTTTGCAGcagagaggaagaggaagaaggacaTTTGTTTTTCCACTGCAATAGAATCATTCGTATTTGGTGGGAATCATTATCCTGGGTGAACAAATCTGCAGCTTTTCCAAAAGATCCAAGACAACATTTTCTACAGCATGGAGATATATTGAATGAGGGGAGAAGGGTTACTAGGTGGAAATGCTGGTGGGTGGCAGTGACCTGGACCATTTGGCAGCAACGGAATACGATAGTATTCTCCAATGAAACATTAGACAGCAACAAATTGATTGGCGAAGCAGCTTTCTTGTTGTGGACTTGGCTGAGGCATTTggagaaggattttttttttcattttaaccaatggtcTAGTAATCTTAGAGAAGGGATAGTGTAA